A genomic stretch from Arvicanthis niloticus isolate mArvNil1 chromosome 12, mArvNil1.pat.X, whole genome shotgun sequence includes:
- the B3galt5 gene encoding beta-1,3-galactosyltransferase 5 — translation MAHTKTRLVYASILMMGALCLYFSVESSFKELPFVFKKSHGKFLQLPDIDCKQKPPFLVLLVTSSHKQIAARMAIRKTWGRESSVQGQQVRTFFLLGSSESTEDMDAIVLESEQHRDIIQKDFKDAYFNLTLKTMMGMEWVYHFCPQTAFVMKTDSDMFVNVGYLTELLLKKNKTTGFFTGYIKPHDFPIRQKFNKWFVSKFEYPWDRYPPFCSGTGYVFSSDVAIQVYNVSESVPFIKLEDVFVGLCLAKLKIRPEELHTKQTFFPGGLRFSVCRFQKIVACHFMKPQDLLTYWQALESSKEEDCPAV, via the coding sequence ATGGCCCACACAAAGACAAGACTAGTTTATGCTTCCATTCTCATGATGGGCGCACTCTGCTTGTACTTCAGCGTGGAGAGTTCTTTCAAAGAACTCCCATTTGTTTTCAAGAAAAGTCACGGGAAGTTTCTTCAGCTTCCAGATATAGACTGCAAGCAGAAGCCGCCTTTCCTCGTGCTGCTGGTGACGTCATCCCACAAGCAGATAGCTGCTCGTATGGCCATCCGCAAGACGTGGGGTAGAGAGTCATCAGTGCAGGGCCAACAGGTGAGGACCTTCTTCCTTCTGGGGTCCTCAGAGAGCACTGAGGACATGGATGCCATTGTCCTGGAGAGCGAGCAGCACCGTGACATCATCCAGAAGGATTTCAAGGACGCCTATTTCAACTTGACCCTGAAGACCATGATGGGTATGGAATGGGTCTACCACTTTTGTCCTCAGACAGCTTTTGTGATGAAAACAGACTCGGACATGTTTGTGAATGTTGGCTATCTGACCGAACTGctgctaaagaaaaacaaaacaaccggGTTCTTCACAGGCTACATAAAGCCCCACGACTTTCCCATCAGGCAGAAGTTCAACAAGTGGTTTGTTAGTAAGTTTGAGTATCCCTGGGACAGGTACCCGCCATTTTGCTCTGGTACTGGTTACGTCTTTTCCAGCGACGTCGCCATCCAAGTGTACAATGTGTCAGAGAGTGTTCCGTTCATCAAGCTGGAGGATGTGTTTGTTGGGCTCTGCCTGGCCAAGCTGAAGATCCGGCCTGAGGAGCTGCACACCAAACAGACCTTCTTCCCCGGTGGTTTACGCTTCTCTGTGTGCCGCTTTCAGAAAATTGTGGCGTGCCATTTTATGAAGCCCCAGGACCTGCTCACTTACTGGCAGGCACTGGAGAGCTCGAAAGAAGAGGACTGTCCTGCTGTCTGA